The sequence GCCTCCGGGTCGTAGTTGGACTCGGCGGTGATCACGGCGTGGACCAGTGCGGGGCTCACGCCCCAGCGCTGCGAGGCCTCGTGCACGAGGGGCGAGAACTCCTTCGAACCGGACGAGCGTTTACTCGCCGGGCGGGCCCGCAGGGCCGCGCGCGCCTCCGCCAGCCCCGTCGGCACGGCGGGCTTCGCCTCCGAGCGCATGAAGAGCTTGTATCCCGGGTGCGAGGGCTTGTCCGTGAAGTGGACCGTGCCGCGCGGGTCCACGTAGCGGTAGATGTCGGCACGAGCCTGGGACGAAAAGAGGAAAAGGGCTGCGGCGCAACCGAGCCCGGTCAGCGCAGCGGTGCGGAGAATCCGGTTATCCACCATGCGTGATCCACCCCCCGATGGCTCACGGAGACCTCAGCCAGCGCGCGGAAGAGTGTAGTACGAAAGCGCCCCGGTTTCTCGCCGCGCTTCCCGTGGGGGCGCGAGCCGTGGTCCCCATGGTTCCTGGTCTATGCAGCTGTAGCGGCCGGTGGGTCGAAAGCTCGATATGCCAATCACGCCGGTACGGGTGGCGCGGCCGCCAGGTTGAAGTGCTCGTAACCGTGGGGCAAGGCCAGGGGTGCGCCGCCCGGGCCGTGACAGGCGAGGCCGGGTGTGGCGACGATACGGCCGATCCGGGTCACCAAGACGCCGGCCTTGCGTGCCGCCCGGGAGACCTCGTCCTGGCGCCCCGCGGGTGCCGTGAAGAGCAGTTCGTAGTCGTCCCCGCCCCCCAGCGCCAACCGCCAACCGCTCACCGGATCCAGCGCCGCGCGCAGGGTCTCGGAGAGCGGCAGGCGGGCGGCCTCTACCTCGGCGCCCACGCGGCTCGCGGCCAGCACGTGCCGCAGGTCCGGGACCAGCCCGTCGGACACGTCGATCGCCGCACTCGCCAGCCCACGAAGCGCGAGGCCCAGTGCGACGCGGGGCTCGGGCCGGTCCAGCCGGTCCCGCACCCGCGCGAGGACTGCGGGGGCCAGCGGGTGTCGGCCCCGGAGGATCTCGAGAGCAAAGGCCGCGTCGCCCAGGGTGCCGGACACGTACACCTCGTCGCCCGGCTGCGCACCCCGGCGCAGGATGGTTGCGTCCTCCGGCACGTGGCCGTAGACCTCCACGGTGGCCCGGAGAGGGCCCAAGACGTGGTGTTCGGCGACCCGCCGCACCCCGTAGCGGCCCGCCAGCGTTTGCAGCCCCCGATGGAACTCCTCGAGCCAAGGGGCCGACGCCGGCAGGCTCAGAGCGACGCTGCAGGCCAGGGGGCTCGCGCCCATCGCGGCCAGGTCGCTCAGGTTCACGGCGAGCGCCTTGTGGCCGACGGCGGCCGCGGGGGTTTCGAGGGGAAAGTGGACCCCTGCCACCAGCGTGTCCACGGCGACGACCAGCGCGGCACCCGGGGGCACGCCGACCGCGCCCCAGGGGCGGGGCGCCTCCTGGCCGACTCCCGCCTGCGTTGCCCTTCGCGCGCCGGGTCCCGGGGGCAGGGTCACTCCGGCTGGGAACCCCCGGTCTCGAGGGGGCGGAGCTGGCGCGCCAGCCGGTCGAGGGTCGCGTTCACGTAGCGGTGGCCCTGCTCGGCGCCGAAGAGGCGTGCGATGTCCACCGCCTCGTTGAGGACCACGCGGTAGGGGACCTCGGGGCGTTGCGCCAGCTCGTAGGCCGCGAGTCGCAGGATGGCCCGTTCCACCGGATCGACCTGGGCGAGCGGACGGTCGAGGAGGGGGGCGAGGAAGGCGTCCAGCTCGGCGACGCGGGTGGGCACGCCGTGAACGAGCTCGTGAAAGTACTCGGTGTCCACCCGCCCCATGTCCTGCTCTTCCCGGAACTGGCGCTCGATGTCGGCCGGCTCCTGGGCCGTCATCTGCCACTGGTACACCGCCTGGAGCGCCGCGCGCCGGGCGTGTCGGCGGGCCTGGTGGCCGCGCCCGGCGGGAGGGCTCATGGGGAGATCTTGCGCAGGAGGCTGACCATCTCCATGGCGGAGAGCGCGGCCTCGGCGCCCTTGTTGCCGGCCTTCGTGCCCGCGCGCTCGATCGCCTGCTCGATGCTGTCGACCGTGAGCACACCGAACCCGATGGGGACGCTGTGCGCCAGGGTGACCTGGGCGAGGCCCTTGACCGTCTCCCCCGCCACGTACTCGAAGTGCGGCGTGCCCCCGCGGATGACCGCGCCGACGGCCACGATGGCGTCGAAGCGCCCGCTCGCCGCCAGGCGCTGGGCCGTGAGGGGGATCTCCCACGCGCCCGGCACGCGCACGATGGTGACGTCGGAGCGGGCGACCCCGTGGCGGGTGAGGGCGTCCATGGCGCCGGTGAGCAGGTTCTCCACCACGAAGCTGTTGAAACGGCTCACGACGATCGCGAAGCGCGCACCCTCCGCGCGGAATTCGCCCTCGAGCATGGTCACGTCTGTCATCGTCCCCTCCCGCCTCACTCAGGCTGACCGGTCACGTACCCCACCACCTCCAGACCGAAGCCCGAGATGGCGTGCATCTTCTTCGGGGCGGACAGAACCCGCATCTGCCGCACACCGAGGTCCAGCAGGATCTGGGCTCCGACGCCGTAGGTCCGGAGATTCTCTCCCGGCTCGCGGCGCGCGATCTCCTCGCCGTGGTCCCGGTCCCGGTAATGGAGCACCCGCTGCAGCAGGTCCTCGGAATCCTCGTGCTGGCGCAGGACCACCACGATGCCGGAGCCGGTCTCGGAGATGTGGTGCATCACGTCGCTCAGCGGCCAACCGCACTCTTCGCGCTGGCTGTCGAACAGGTCGCAGAGGCTGTCCTGGATGTGCACGCGCACCAGCGCAGGCTCCTTCGGCGAGACCTGTCCCATGGCGAGGGCGAAGTGCGCGACGCCGGTCCCCGTCTCGCGATAGGCGACCAGGCGGTAGCGGCCGAACTTTGTCGGCATGTCGCACTCGGCCACACGCTGGACGGTCTTCTCGTTCATCATCCGGTAGCGGATCAGGTCGGCGATGGTCCCGATCTTGATCCCGTGCACTCGGGCGAATTCCTCCAGATCGGCACGGCGCGCCATCGTCCCGTCTTCCTTCATGACCTCGACGATCACCGCCGCCGGCTCGAGCCCGGCGAGTCGCGTCAGGTCGCAGCCGGCCTCGGTGTGGCCCGCGCGGGTCAGGACCCCGCCCGGCTGGGCCATGATGGGGAAGACGTGCCCGGGGTGGACCAGGTCGCTCGGGCGCGCGTCGGGGGCCACCGCCGCGCGAACGGTCGTGGCCCGGTCGGCCGCCGAGATGCCGGTGGTCACGCCGCGGGCGGCCTCGATGGTGACGGTAAAGTTCGTGCGGTGCGCGTCCGAGGTCTCGCGCACCATCAACGGGAGCCGCAGCTGCTCGCAGCGCTCGCGGGTGAGCGTGAGGCAGATGAGCCCCCGTCCGTGCCGGGCCATGAAGTTGATGTCCTCGGGCCGGACGAGGGAGGCCGCCATGATCAGGTCGCCCTCATTCTCCCGGTCCTCGTCGTCCATGATGAGCACCATGCGGCCGGCGCGGATGTCTTCGATGATGTCTTCGATGGTGTTGAAATCCATGGTTTCCGGATCCGTGCTCGGGTGTGCCGCCGGAGCCGCCGCGTCTACTTCACGAAGCCGTGGCGGGCCAGCAGTTCCAGGGTCACGCCGCCAGCGGGCTCCGCGGCGCGGTCGCCCAGGAGGAGGCGTTCCAGGTGGCGGGCGATCACGTCGACCTCCAGGTTCACCGGGCGCCCCGGCTGGTACTGGTCGATCGTGGTCCCCTGGATGGTGTGGGGGACGATGTTGAGATCGAAGCGGGCGCCTTCCACGCGGTTCACGGTCAGGCTGACCCCGTCGACCGCGATGGAGCCCTTTTCGGCGATGTAACGGGCGAGCTCCCGAGGGGCCTCGATCACGAAGCGCACCGACCGCGCCTCGGGGCGGCGCTCCAGGACCCGGCCGACGCCGTCCACGTGGCCCGCGACCAGGTGGCCCCCGAGCCGGCTGGTGGGTGTCAACGCCTTTTCCAGGTTGACCGGGTCGCCGGGCCGCAGCGCCCCGAGGGTCGTCCGGGACAGGGACTCCGCCGACACGTCCGCCCAGAACCCGTCGCCGGGAAGCTCGACCGCGGTGAGGCACACCCCGTTCACGGCGATGCTGTCACCGACCCGCACGTCGCCGAGGTCGAGGCCGCCCGCGGCCACCCGCAGACGCGCGTCGCCTCGCCGGTCCTCCCGCGCGAGCACCCTGCCGACGGCCTCGATGATGCCGGTGAACATGCCTTGGGCTACGGGACGGAGGGCCGGGCCGTGACGCGCCAGTCGTTGCCGATGGCGCGAACCTCCAGGATCTCCAGTCCGACGGCCTCCTCCATCCGCTCCAGCCCGGGCAAGCGGAACAGGCCGCGGGCGTCCGACCCCAGGATCTTCGGTGCCACATACAGGACCAGTTCGTCCACCAACCCGGCCCGCAGCATGGACCCGCTCAGCGTTGCCCCCGCCTCCAGCAGCATCTCGTTGACCTCCTCTTCCTGCGCCAGGTAGTGGAGCAGGGGCAGCAGGTCGATGCCGTCGCTGTGCCCCGGGAATCGTATCACCTCGGCCGTGCCGTCGATAATCGCCTCGGGGACCTCCTCGTCCGGGCAGCAGGTCGCGATCAGGGTACGGCCCGGCACCGTGAGCATCCTTGCGCTCGGGGGCGTGCTGAGGCGGGGGTCGAGGACCACCCGCAAGGGTTGGCGCCAGCCCCCCGGGGGCGGAGGCTCCCCGAGGTCCGCGGCCCGTACGGTCAGGGACGGGTCGTCGGCGAGCACGGTGCCAATCCCGGTCAGGATCGCGGCGCTGCGCGCGCGCAGGCGCTGCACGTCCCGGCGGGCCTCGGGCCCCGTGATCCAGCGGCTCTCCCCCGAGGCCATGGCGGTGCGGGCGTCCAGGCTCATGCCGAGCTTGGCCCTTACGTACGGCCGGCCGTGCGTCATCCGCATCACGAAACCGGGGTTGAGGGCGCGGGTCTGCGCCTCGAGCAGACCGCACTCCACGGTGACCCCGGCGGACCGCAGCCGGGCGAGCCCCGCCCCCCGGACGAGGGGATTGGGGTCCTCCATGGCCACCACCACCCGTGTGACGCCTGCCGCGGCCAGCGCCTCGGTGCAGGGCGGCGTGCGGCCGTGGTGCGCGCAGGGCTCGAGCGTCACGTAGGCAGTGGCGCCTGCGGCCCGTGGGCCGGCGGCGCGCAGCGCCAGGACCTCCGCGTGGGGCTCGCCCGCGCGCTCGTGCCAGCCTTCACCCACGACCGCACCGTCCCGTACCAGCACGCAGCCGACGCGGGGGTTGGGCTCCGTCGTGTAGAGCCCGCGCTCCGCGAGGCGCAGGGCGCGACCCATGTGGCCGTGGTCGTCGCCGGAGAACATGGGTGCGGGGCTAACGCTCCTCCGGCAGCAGGGGCAGCTGTTGCTTCCTCTGCTCGGGGGAGAGGGTGTGCTGGAGGCGCTCGACCTCGTCCCGGAAATCCTGCAGGTCCTGGAACTTGCGGTAGACCGAGGCGAAGCGCACGTACGCCACCTGGTCGAGCCCGCGCAGCTCGTCCATGACCCACTCGCCGATGGTGCGGCTCGCGATCTCCCGCTCCGGGTGGGCGATCAGGCGCTTCTTGATGCGGCTCACCGCCCGCTCCAGGTCGTCGGCCCCCACCGGCCGCTTCTCCAGGGCCCGCGCCATGCCGGCCCGCAGCTTCTCCTCGAGGAAGGGCTGGCGGCTGCCGTCCGATTTCACGACCCGCGGCAGGCTCAGCTCGACGGTCTCATAGGTGGTGAAGCGCTCCTTGCACTCCAGACACTCGCGCCGGCGCCGCACCGAGTCGCCCTCGCCCCCGAGGCGCGAATCCACCACGCGGGTATCGGGCGCTCCGCAGAAGGGGCAGCGCACCGCGCCTTACGCCGGGGAGTAGACGGGGAATCTCTCGCAGAGGGAGAGCGCCTGCTGCCGGACCCGGGCGATGACCGCCTCGTCGCGGACGTCGTCCAGGATGTCGCACATCCAGCCGGCCAGCTCCCGACACTCTGCCTCGCAGAACCCCCGGGTCGTCACGGCGGGTGTGCCCGCGCGGATCCCGCTCGTCACCATCGGCGGCTGCGGGTCCCCGGGAATGGCATTCTTGTTGACCGTGATGTTGGCCCGCCCCAGGGCGGCGTCGGCCTCCTTCCCGGTGACTCCCCGGGCCACCAGGTCGAGCAGGAACAGGTGGTTGTCCGTACCTCCCGAGACCACCTTGAACCCGCGTTCCAGGAACGCCCCCGCCATGGCCCGGGCGTTGCTCACCACCTGCCGCGAATACTCGCGGAAGCCCGGCTGGAGCGCCTCCTGGAGGGCCACCGCCTTGGCGGCGATCACGTGCATCAGGGGCCCACCCTGGGTCCCGGGGAAGACCAGTGAGTTGAACTTCTTCTCCAGTTCCGGGTTGGAGCGGGCGAGGATCAGTCCCCCGCGGGGTCCCCGCAGGGTCTTGTGGGTGGTGGTGGTCACCACGTCCGCCACCGGTACCGGGCTCGGGTAGAGGCCGCTCGCCACGAGGCCCGCCACGTGGGCCATGTCGACGAAGAGGTACGCGCCGACCGCGTCGGCGATCGCCCGGAAGCGCTCCCAGTCCACGATACGGGAGTAGGCCGAGAACCCGGCCACGATCATCTTCGGCCGGTGCTCGAGCGCGAGGCGCTCCACCTCGGCGTAGTCGATGAGCCCGGTGTCCCGCTCCACCCCGTACTGGACGGCGCGGTAGATCTTGCCGGAGAAATTCGGCTTGGCCCCATGGGTGAGGTGGCCGCCTGCGTCGAGGCTCATTCCCAGGATGGTGTCGCCGGGGCTGAGCAGCGCCATGTAGACGGCGGCGTTGGCCTGCGAGCCGGAGTGGGGTTGGACGTTGGCGTAGGCCGCGCCGAAGAGGGTCTTGGCCCGCTCGATGGCGAGCCGCTCCGCGACGTCGACGAACTCGCAGCCGCCGTAGTAACGCTTCCCGGGGTAGCCTTCCGCGTACTTGTTGGTCAGCACCGAGCCCTGGGCTTCGAGCACCCGGGGGCTGGCGTAATTCTCGGAGGCGATGAGCTCGATGTGCTCCTCCTGGCGCCGGCGCTCGGCTCTGATGGCGGCGGCGAGCTCGTCATCGAAGCCCGCGATGGTCATGTCGCTCGAAAACATGGTTTTCCCTCGATTGCCAGGCACCAGGACGGCCAGATCGTGAGCCTGGAAGTCTACCAGAGGGGCGCCCCACCCTGCAGCGGCGGTCTAGGGACAGGCCTGGCGGTCTGTGCGATCATGGCGCCCGAATTCGGCGAGACTCGGCGGTCCCAATGGCGCAATTCATCTACACCATGAACCGGGTGGGCAAGGTCGTGCCCCCCAAGCGGGAAATCCTGAAGGACATCTCGCTCTCCTTCTTCCCCGGGGCGAAGATCGGGGTGCTCGGTCTGAACGGATCCGGCAAGTCGACCTTGCTCCGGATCATGGCGGGGGTCGACACCGAGATCCTCGGCGAGGCCCGGCCCCAGCCGGGGATCCGGATCGGGTACCTGCCCCAGGAGCCGCAGCTCGACCCCGCGAAGGACGTTCGCGGAAACGTGGAGGAGGCGCTCGCGGCGCTCAAGCAGGCACAGGAGCGGCTGGACGCGGTGTACGCCGCGTATGCCGAGCCGGACGCCGACTTCGAGGCCCTGGCTGCCGAGCAGGCCCAGCTCGAGAACCTGATCCACGCGGCCGACGCGCACGACCTGGACCGCCGCCTCGAGGTGGCCGCCGACGCCCTGCGCCTGCCGCCCTGGGACGCCGACGTCACCCGACTCTCCGGCGGCGAGCGGCGGCGCGTGGCGCTCTGCCGGCTGCTCCTCTCCACTCCGGACATGCTCCTGTTGGACGAGCCCACGAACCATCTGGACGCCGAATCGGTCGCCTGGCTCGAGCGGTTTCTCCAGGAGTACCCGGGAACCGTGGTGGCGGTCACCCACGACCGGTATTTCCTCGACAACGTGGCCGGCTGGATCCTGGAGCTCGACCGCGGCCGCGGGATCCCCTGGGAGGGCAACTACTCCTCCTGGCTCGAGCAGAAGGAGCGCCGGCTCGAGGTGGAGGAGAAGCAGGAGAGCGCCCGCCAGAAGGCGATGCTGTCCGAGCTCGAGTGGGTGCGCGCGAACCCCAAGGGCCGGCACGCCAAGAGCCGGGCCCGGATCGCGCGGTTCGAGGAGCTGTCCTCCCAGGAGTACCAGGCGCGAAGCGAGACGAAGGAGATCTACATTCCGCCGGGGCCGCGACTGGGCGACCTGGTGGTGGAGGCGGTCGACCTGAAGAAGGGCTTCGGCGACCGGCTTCTCATCGACGGGCTCTCGTTCAACCTCCCGCGCGGGGGCATCGTCGGGGTCATCGGTCCGAACGGGGCCGGCAAGACCACGCTGTTCCGGATGATCACCGGGCGCGAGGCGCCCGACGGCGGCGAGCTGCGGGTGGGACCCACCGTACAGATCGCCTACGTGGACCAGAGCCGTGACTCCCTGGAGGGGAGCAAGACGGTGTGGGAGGAGATCTCCGACGGCCAGGACATCATCGTGGTCGGCAAGTACGAGGTGCCGTCCCGCGCCTACGTGGGGCGCTTCAACTTCAAGGGCCCCGACCAGCAGAAGCGGGTGGGCGACCTCTCGGGGGGTGAGCGCAACCGCGTCCACCTCGCGAAGCTGCTGAAGAGCGGCGGCAACGTCCTGCTGCTGGACGAGCCCACCAACGACCTCGACGTGGAGACCCTGCGGGCGCTCGAGGAGGCACTGCTGGCGTTTCCGGGCTGCGCCGTGGTCATCTCCCACGACCGCTGGTTCCTCGACCGCATCGCGACCCACATCCTGGCCTTCGAGGGTGAGAGCCAGGTCGTGTGGTTCGAGGGCAACTACGCCGACTACCACGCCGAGCTCAGGCGGCGCAAAGGCGAGGACGCCGACCAGCCGCACCGGATCAAGTACCGGCGCCTGGTCCCGTGAGCGAGCCCGATTGGGCGGGAGTCCTGGCGGCCCTGGACGGGCTCGTGGCGAGGCTCGAGCACCTGGTGCCCGGCCCGCCGCCTCCCGTGGACTGGGACCTGTACCGCGCGTTCCGCTGGCGGCGCGAGAGGGGGCGCGGGTTCCTCGAGGCGGTTCGCCACCCCCACCGCGTGCGGCTCGAGGACCTGCGGGGCGTGGACGCCCAGAAGGCGGCGCTGCTCCGCAACACCCGCCAGTTCCTCGCCGGGTTGCCCGCCAACAACGCGCTGCTCTGGGGCGCCCGGGGCACGGGCAAGTCGTCGCTCGTCAAGGCGCTGCTCGAAGAGCTCTGGGGCGAGGGGCTGAGGCTCGTCGAGGTGGACGCCCACGCGCTCGTCGACCTGCCGGACGTCGTAGCGGCGCTGGACGCCCGGGCCGAGCGCTTCATCCTGTTCAGCGACGACCTCTCGTTCGAGGCGGGTGACCCGAGCTACAAGGCGCTCAAGGCCGCCCTCGACGGCTCGGTCGCGGGGCTGCCGGAGAACGTGTTGATCTACGCGACCTCCAACCGCCGGCACCTGATGCCGGAGTACTTCCAGGACAACCTGGAGGCCCGCACGGTGGACGGCGAGATCCACCCCGGCGAGGGGGTGGAGGAGAAGATCTCGCTCTCCGAGCGCTTCGGTCTCTGGCTCTCCTTCTACCCCTTCGGTCAGGAGGACTACCTGGAGATCGCGGGGGCCTGGGTGGCCCGTCTGGGCGCAGGGGAGGAGGACCCGGAGGACCTGCGCCGGGAGGCCCTGCGGTGGGCGCTGGCGCACGGGTCGCGCAGCGGGCGCTCCGCCTGGCAGTTCGCCCGGGACCGCGTGGGGCGCCGCGCTCTTGCCGCCCCCGCCGGCGGCCGGGCCGAAGAGGAGCGGTGAGCCATGGTGAGCGCCGTGCCCACCCCCGAGGAGGTCCGCCGGGTCCAGCAGGAGGCGGACCTCCTGCACTCGGAACGGGACGTGGAGGCGGCCCTCGACGGGATGGCCGCCGCGATGACCGAGCGTCTGGCCAAGCTCGACCCCCTGCTACTCGGGGTGATGGTGGGCGGCATGGCGCCGCTCGGCTGCCTGCTCCGGCGGCTCCCCTTCCCGCTGCAG comes from Gammaproteobacteria bacterium and encodes:
- the nrdR gene encoding transcriptional regulator NrdR — translated: MRCPFCGAPDTRVVDSRLGGEGDSVRRRRECLECKERFTTYETVELSLPRVVKSDGSRQPFLEEKLRAGMARALEKRPVGADDLERAVSRIKKRLIAHPEREIASRTIGEWVMDELRGLDQVAYVRFASVYRKFQDLQDFRDEVERLQHTLSPEQRKQQLPLLPEER
- a CDS encoding riboflavin synthase → MFTGIIEAVGRVLAREDRRGDARLRVAAGGLDLGDVRVGDSIAVNGVCLTAVELPGDGFWADVSAESLSRTTLGALRPGDPVNLEKALTPTSRLGGHLVAGHVDGVGRVLERRPEARSVRFVIEAPRELARYIAEKGSIAVDGVSLTVNRVEGARFDLNIVPHTIQGTTIDQYQPGRPVNLEVDVIARHLERLLLGDRAAEPAGGVTLELLARHGFVK
- the ribD gene encoding bifunctional diaminohydroxyphosphoribosylaminopyrimidine deaminase/5-amino-6-(5-phosphoribosylamino)uracil reductase RibD — translated: MFSGDDHGHMGRALRLAERGLYTTEPNPRVGCVLVRDGAVVGEGWHERAGEPHAEVLALRAAGPRAAGATAYVTLEPCAHHGRTPPCTEALAAAGVTRVVVAMEDPNPLVRGAGLARLRSAGVTVECGLLEAQTRALNPGFVMRMTHGRPYVRAKLGMSLDARTAMASGESRWITGPEARRDVQRLRARSAAILTGIGTVLADDPSLTVRAADLGEPPPPGGWRQPLRVVLDPRLSTPPSARMLTVPGRTLIATCCPDEEVPEAIIDGTAEVIRFPGHSDGIDLLPLLHYLAQEEEVNEMLLEAGATLSGSMLRAGLVDELVLYVAPKILGSDARGLFRLPGLERMEEAVGLEILEVRAIGNDWRVTARPSVP
- a CDS encoding lytic transglycosylase domain-containing protein, which translates into the protein MVDNRILRTAALTGLGCAAALFLFSSQARADIYRYVDPRGTVHFTDKPSHPGYKLFMRSEAKPAVPTGLAEARAALRARPASKRSSGSKEFSPLVHEASQRWGVSPALVHAVITAESNYDPEALSRAGAMGLMQLMPGTARRFGVADPWDPEQNVHGGVRYLRELLDRFQNLKLALAAYNAGEGAVEQHGNQVPPYGETQTYVQRVMGLFFRNLDRDG
- the ettA gene encoding energy-dependent translational throttle protein EttA; translated protein: MAQFIYTMNRVGKVVPPKREILKDISLSFFPGAKIGVLGLNGSGKSTLLRIMAGVDTEILGEARPQPGIRIGYLPQEPQLDPAKDVRGNVEEALAALKQAQERLDAVYAAYAEPDADFEALAAEQAQLENLIHAADAHDLDRRLEVAADALRLPPWDADVTRLSGGERRRVALCRLLLSTPDMLLLDEPTNHLDAESVAWLERFLQEYPGTVVAVTHDRYFLDNVAGWILELDRGRGIPWEGNYSSWLEQKERRLEVEEKQESARQKAMLSELEWVRANPKGRHAKSRARIARFEELSSQEYQARSETKEIYIPPGPRLGDLVVEAVDLKKGFGDRLLIDGLSFNLPRGGIVGVIGPNGAGKTTLFRMITGREAPDGGELRVGPTVQIAYVDQSRDSLEGSKTVWEEISDGQDIIVVGKYEVPSRAYVGRFNFKGPDQQKRVGDLSGGERNRVHLAKLLKSGGNVLLLDEPTNDLDVETLRALEEALLAFPGCAVVISHDRWFLDRIATHILAFEGESQVVWFEGNYADYHAELRRRKGEDADQPHRIKYRRLVP
- the thiL gene encoding thiamine-phosphate kinase — protein: MPPGAALVVAVDTLVAGVHFPLETPAAAVGHKALAVNLSDLAAMGASPLACSVALSLPASAPWLEEFHRGLQTLAGRYGVRRVAEHHVLGPLRATVEVYGHVPEDATILRRGAQPGDEVYVSGTLGDAAFALEILRGRHPLAPAVLARVRDRLDRPEPRVALGLALRGLASAAIDVSDGLVPDLRHVLAASRVGAEVEAARLPLSETLRAALDPVSGWRLALGGGDDYELLFTAPAGRQDEVSRAARKAGVLVTRIGRIVATPGLACHGPGGAPLALPHGYEHFNLAAAPPVPA
- the nusB gene encoding transcription antitermination factor NusB, which encodes MSPPAGRGHQARRHARRAALQAVYQWQMTAQEPADIERQFREEQDMGRVDTEYFHELVHGVPTRVAELDAFLAPLLDRPLAQVDPVERAILRLAAYELAQRPEVPYRVVLNEAVDIARLFGAEQGHRYVNATLDRLARQLRPLETGGSQPE
- a CDS encoding ATP-binding protein translates to MSEPDWAGVLAALDGLVARLEHLVPGPPPPVDWDLYRAFRWRRERGRGFLEAVRHPHRVRLEDLRGVDAQKAALLRNTRQFLAGLPANNALLWGARGTGKSSLVKALLEELWGEGLRLVEVDAHALVDLPDVVAALDARAERFILFSDDLSFEAGDPSYKALKAALDGSVAGLPENVLIYATSNRRHLMPEYFQDNLEARTVDGEIHPGEGVEEKISLSERFGLWLSFYPFGQEDYLEIAGAWVARLGAGEEDPEDLRREALRWALAHGSRSGRSAWQFARDRVGRRALAAPAGGRAEEER
- a CDS encoding serine hydroxymethyltransferase — protein: MFSSDMTIAGFDDELAAAIRAERRRQEEHIELIASENYASPRVLEAQGSVLTNKYAEGYPGKRYYGGCEFVDVAERLAIERAKTLFGAAYANVQPHSGSQANAAVYMALLSPGDTILGMSLDAGGHLTHGAKPNFSGKIYRAVQYGVERDTGLIDYAEVERLALEHRPKMIVAGFSAYSRIVDWERFRAIADAVGAYLFVDMAHVAGLVASGLYPSPVPVADVVTTTTHKTLRGPRGGLILARSNPELEKKFNSLVFPGTQGGPLMHVIAAKAVALQEALQPGFREYSRQVVSNARAMAGAFLERGFKVVSGGTDNHLFLLDLVARGVTGKEADAALGRANITVNKNAIPGDPQPPMVTSGIRAGTPAVTTRGFCEAECRELAGWMCDILDDVRDEAVIARVRQQALSLCERFPVYSPA
- the ribE gene encoding 6,7-dimethyl-8-ribityllumazine synthase, encoding MTDVTMLEGEFRAEGARFAIVVSRFNSFVVENLLTGAMDALTRHGVARSDVTIVRVPGAWEIPLTAQRLAASGRFDAIVAVGAVIRGGTPHFEYVAGETVKGLAQVTLAHSVPIGFGVLTVDSIEQAIERAGTKAGNKGAEAALSAMEMVSLLRKISP
- the ribB gene encoding 3,4-dihydroxy-2-butanone-4-phosphate synthase, translating into MDFNTIEDIIEDIRAGRMVLIMDDEDRENEGDLIMAASLVRPEDINFMARHGRGLICLTLTRERCEQLRLPLMVRETSDAHRTNFTVTIEAARGVTTGISAADRATTVRAAVAPDARPSDLVHPGHVFPIMAQPGGVLTRAGHTEAGCDLTRLAGLEPAAVIVEVMKEDGTMARRADLEEFARVHGIKIGTIADLIRYRMMNEKTVQRVAECDMPTKFGRYRLVAYRETGTGVAHFALAMGQVSPKEPALVRVHIQDSLCDLFDSQREECGWPLSDVMHHISETGSGIVVVLRQHEDSEDLLQRVLHYRDRDHGEEIARREPGENLRTYGVGAQILLDLGVRQMRVLSAPKKMHAISGFGLEVVGYVTGQPE